A single window of Eucalyptus grandis isolate ANBG69807.140 chromosome 1, ASM1654582v1, whole genome shotgun sequence DNA harbors:
- the LOC104435948 gene encoding TBC1 domain family member 10B isoform X2 has protein sequence MAEKISHLSHTLEPRRDAYGFALRPQHLQRYREYAKIYKEEEDERSEKWKNFLEQQADTSQNCWSERLHKERLPSGVSEHRDGTVSDRPAEGDDPSENKPSDGSTGSSPEREVHSTENLKSDKVPRWANVRPVLGAIENMMSFRIKKAKNVEDDLKGVNGAHLPTVDEVSHSGQTSEEDSEGDVELDEASNGSANSSNGERAVSEGMPLESSFPWREELECLVRGGVPKDLRGEVWQAFVGVRTRRIERYYQDLLAQEASDDEGKALDNSPAVPQKLKKQIEKDIPRTFPGHPALDENGRNSLRRLLIAYARHNPSVGYCQAMNFFAGLLLLLMPEENAFWALVGIIDDYFGGCYTEEMIESQVDQLVFEELMRERFPKLVNHLDFLGVQVAWISGPWFLSIFVNMLPWESVLRIWDVLLFEGNRVMLFRTALALMELYGPAIVTTKDAGDAITLLQSLAGSTFDSSQLVLTACMGFVAITEARLLKLREKHRPSILEVIEERSKKGRVWKDSKGLATKLYSFKHDTSSLVQETKSTERPEDVAADADTSHLENSSHLEDLLGGLAVDSEVDSLPDLQEQVVWLKVELCRLLEEKRSAILRAEELETALMEMVKQDNRLQLSARVEQLEQEVTELRQALADKKEQETAMLQSYF, from the exons ATGGCGGAGAAGATCTCTCACCTCTCCCACACGCTCGAGCCGAGGAG GGATGCATATGGGTTTGCTCTAAGACCTCAACACTTGCAGAGATATAGAGAGTATGCTAAAATTTACAAG GAAGAGGAAGACGAAAGATCAGAGAAATGGAAAAACTTCCTTGAACAACAAGCGGACACATCTCAAAATTGCTGGTCTGAGAGGTTGCATAAGGAGAGATTGCCAAGTGGAGTAAGTGAGCACAGAGACGGGACTGTTTCAGACAGGCCTGCAGAGGGGGATGATCCAAGTGAAAACAAGCCTTCTGATGGTTCAACTGGAAGTAGCCCTGAAAGGGAAGTTCATTCTACAGAAAACTTAAAGTCTGATAAGGTGCCAAGATGGGCAAATGTTAGACCAGTCCTTGGTGCAATTGAGAATATGATGAGTTTCCGTattaagaaagcaaaaaatGTGGAGGATGACTTGAAAGGTGTAAATGGTGCTCATCTTCCAACAGTTGATGAAGTTAGTCATTCGGGACAGACTTCTGAAGAGGATAGTGAGGGAGATGTTGAACTTGATGAGGCATCAAATGGCAGCGCCAATTCATCCAATGGAGAAAGAGCTGTTAGTGAAGGGATGCCCTTGGAATCTTCTTTCCCATGGAGAGAAGAACTAGAATGTCTTGTTCGAGGAGGAGTGCCCAAGGATCTAAGGGGTGAG GTATGGCAAGCCTTTGTAGGTGTAAGAACACGTCGGATAGAGAGATATTACCAGGACTTGCTAGCACAAGAAGCTAGTGATGATGAGGGGAAAGCGCTTGACAATTCACCTGCTGTACCCCAGAAGTTGAAAAAGCAGATTGAGAAG gatataCCTCGGACATTCCCAGGTCATCCTGCTTTAGATGAGAATGGTAGAAACTCATTGAGGCGATTACTTATAGCATATGCACGGCATAATCCCTCTGTTGGATACTGTCAG GCAATGAACTTCTTTGCTGGTTTGTTATTGCTTCTGATGCCTGAGGAAAATGCCTTTTG GGCTTTAGTGGGCATCATTGATGACTATTTTGGTGGGTGTTACACAGAGGAAATGATAGAATCTCAG GTGGACCAGCTAGTTTTTGAGGAGCTGATGCGGGAGAGGTTTCCCAAACTGG TTAATCATCTGGATTTCTTGGGAGTGCAGGTGGCATGGATCTCCGGGCCAtggtttctttcaatttttgtgaaTATGCTTCCATGGGAGAGTG TTCTCCGAATATGGGACGTGCTTCTATTTGAAGGGAATCGTGTAATGCTTTTCCGAACAGCTCTTGCTTTGATGGAGTTGTATG GTCCTGCTATTGTCACAACCAAGGATGCTGGTGATGCAATAACTTTGCTACAATCACTTGCTGGCTCCACATTTGATAGTAGCCAACTTGTTTTGACTGCTTGCATGGGTTTTGTGGCCATAACTGAAGCTCGACTTCTTAAATTGAGAGAAAAACATCGTCCCTCTATCCTAGAGGTGATTGAGGAAAGATCAAAGAAGGGACGAGTGTGGAAGGACTCTAAAGGGCTTGCCACAAAACTGTACAGTTTTAAGCATGATACTTCATCACTTGtccaagaaacaaaaagcaCTGAAAGGCCAGAAGATGTAGCTGCAGATGCAGACACATCCCATTTGGAGAATTCTTCCCACCTGGAAGATCTTCTTGGTGGCTTGGCTGTTGATTCGGAAGTTGATTCTCTGCCAGATCTCCAAGAACAG GTTGTGTGGTTAAAAGTTGAGTTATGCAGGTTGCTGGAGGAGAAGAGATCTGCCATACTCAG AGCGGAGGAACTGGAGACAGCACTTATGGAGATGGTGAAGCAGGACAATCGGCTTCAATTGAGTGCAAGG